In the genome of Lacerta agilis isolate rLacAgi1 chromosome 2, rLacAgi1.pri, whole genome shotgun sequence, one region contains:
- the KBTBD8 gene encoding kelch repeat and BTB domain-containing protein 8 isoform X1, whose amino-acid sequence MAAVGEPSKFSQILNGTPVSSTASVGMDPSHACSILQQLKAMYDERQLTDIVVEVDHGKTFSCHRNVLAAISPYFRSMFTSGLTESTQKEVRIVGVEAESMHLVLNYAYTSRVTLTEANVQALFTAASIFQIPSIQDQCAKYMISHLDPQNSIGVFIFADHYGHQELKVSSQYYIRKKFLSVTKEQEFLQLRKDQLISILDSNDLNVDKEEHVYESIISWFEHEPNKREVHLPEIFAKCIRMPLLDEAFVEKIPPMFAQAIAQNCVQKGESSANGYTQRLGMTASEMIICFDAAHKHSGKKQTVPCLDSVTGRVFKLCKPPNDLREVGILVSPDNDIYIAGGYRPSSSEVSIDHRAESDFWMYDHSGNRWIPKTPMLRARIGCKLVHCCGKLYAIGGRVYEGDGRNSLKSVECYDGRENCWTAVCPMPVAMEFHNAVEYKDNIYVLQGEFFLCYDPRKDYWGFLTPMTVPRIQGLAAVYNNSIYYIAGTCGNHQRMFTVEAYDIELNKWTRKRDFPCDQSINPYIKLVILKNKLHLFVRATQVTVEEHVFRTSRKNSLYQYDEVTDQWQKVYETPDKLWDLGRHFECAVAKLYPQCLQKVI is encoded by the exons ATGGCTGCCGTGGGag AACCGAGCAAGTTCTCACAAATATTGAATGGAACTCCTGTTTCAAGCACAGCCAGCGTTGGGATGGATCCCTCCCATGCTTGTAGCATTCTTCAGCAGCTCAAAGCAATGTATGATGAAAGACAGCTGACAGATATTGTGGTGGAAGTAGATCATGGGAAAACTTTTTCTTGTCATCGGAATGTTCTTGCTGCAATCAGTCCTTACTTCAG ATCAATGTTCACTAGTGGCCTTACTGAGAGTACCCAGAAGGAAGTTCGGATTGTTGGTGTTGAAGCAGAGTCCATGCATTTAGTACTGAACTATGCATATACCTCCAGAGTAACACTGACAGAGGCCAATGTCCAAGCTTTGTTCACAGCAGCTAGTATCTTCCAGATCCCTTCTATCCAGGACCAGTGTGCTAAATACATGATCAGTCATTTGGATCCTCAGAACTCCATTGGAGTGTTTATCTTTGCTGATCACTATGGGCATCAGGAACTGAAAGTCAGCTCACAATATTACATTCGTAAAAAGTTCCTGAGTGTCACCAAAGAACAAGAGTTTCTCCAGCTGAGGAAAGACCAACTCATAAGCATACTGGACAGCAATGATTTAAACGTTGACAAGGAAGAGCATGTCTATGAAAGCATTATAAGTTGGTTTGAACATGAACCCAACAAAAGAGAAGTCCACTTGCCGGAAATTTTTGCCAAATGCATCCGCATGCCCCTGTTGGATGAAGCATTCGTAGAGAAAATTCCTCCCATGTTTGCACAGGCTATAGCCCAAAACTGTGTACAGAAAGGAGAAAGTAGTGCCAATGGCTATACCCAACGGCTTGGAATGACTGCTTCAGAAATGATCATCTGCTTTGATGCTGCCCACAAACACTCAGGAAAGAAGCAAACAGTGCCTTGTTTAGATTCCGTCACAGGGAGAGTGTTCAAACTATGCAAACCACCCAATGATTTGCGTGAAGTGGGGATTCTTGTGTCTCCCGACAATGACATTTACATTGCTGGAGGGTACAGACCAAGCAGCAGTGAGGTCTCCATAGACCACAGAGCAGAAAGTGACTTCTGGATGTATGATCATTCAGGCAATAGATGGATCCCTAAGACACCAATGCTTCGTGCCAGAATAGGCTGCAAACTGGTTCATTGCTGTGGTAAATTGTATGCAATAGGTGGTCGGGTGTATGAAGGAGATGGGCGCAACTCCCTGAAATCTGTGGAGTGTTATGATGGCCGAGAGAACTGCTGGACAGCTGTCTGTCCAATGCCTGTAGCAATGGAGTTTCATAATGCTGTGGAATATAAAGACAATATCTATGTTTTACAGG GAGAATTTTTTCTCTGTTATGATCCTCGAAAAGATTACTGGGGTTTCTTAACTCCCATGACTGTGCCTAGGATCCAGGGTTTGGCAGCTGTCTACAACAACTCCATCTACTATATTGCTGGAACCTGTGGAAACCATCAGCGTATGTTTACCGTAGAGGCCTATGACATTGAGTTGAACAAGTGGACTCGAAAGAGGGATTTCCCGTGTGACCAGTCCATCAATCCATACATTAAACTCGTCATCCTCAAAAATAAACTTCATTTGTTTGTCCGAGCTACTCAAGTCACTGTTGAAGAACACGTCTTCAGAACCAGCAGGAAGAATTCTCTTTATCAGTACGATGAAGTTACTGATCAGTGGCAGAAGGTGTATGAGACCCCAGATAAGCTGTGGGATCTTGGACGTCATTTTGAATGTGCTGTTGCTAAATTGTATCCACAGTGTCTTCAGAAAGTTATTTGA
- the KBTBD8 gene encoding kelch repeat and BTB domain-containing protein 8 isoform X2, translating to MDPSHACSILQQLKAMYDERQLTDIVVEVDHGKTFSCHRNVLAAISPYFRSMFTSGLTESTQKEVRIVGVEAESMHLVLNYAYTSRVTLTEANVQALFTAASIFQIPSIQDQCAKYMISHLDPQNSIGVFIFADHYGHQELKVSSQYYIRKKFLSVTKEQEFLQLRKDQLISILDSNDLNVDKEEHVYESIISWFEHEPNKREVHLPEIFAKCIRMPLLDEAFVEKIPPMFAQAIAQNCVQKGESSANGYTQRLGMTASEMIICFDAAHKHSGKKQTVPCLDSVTGRVFKLCKPPNDLREVGILVSPDNDIYIAGGYRPSSSEVSIDHRAESDFWMYDHSGNRWIPKTPMLRARIGCKLVHCCGKLYAIGGRVYEGDGRNSLKSVECYDGRENCWTAVCPMPVAMEFHNAVEYKDNIYVLQGEFFLCYDPRKDYWGFLTPMTVPRIQGLAAVYNNSIYYIAGTCGNHQRMFTVEAYDIELNKWTRKRDFPCDQSINPYIKLVILKNKLHLFVRATQVTVEEHVFRTSRKNSLYQYDEVTDQWQKVYETPDKLWDLGRHFECAVAKLYPQCLQKVI from the exons ATGGATCCCTCCCATGCTTGTAGCATTCTTCAGCAGCTCAAAGCAATGTATGATGAAAGACAGCTGACAGATATTGTGGTGGAAGTAGATCATGGGAAAACTTTTTCTTGTCATCGGAATGTTCTTGCTGCAATCAGTCCTTACTTCAG ATCAATGTTCACTAGTGGCCTTACTGAGAGTACCCAGAAGGAAGTTCGGATTGTTGGTGTTGAAGCAGAGTCCATGCATTTAGTACTGAACTATGCATATACCTCCAGAGTAACACTGACAGAGGCCAATGTCCAAGCTTTGTTCACAGCAGCTAGTATCTTCCAGATCCCTTCTATCCAGGACCAGTGTGCTAAATACATGATCAGTCATTTGGATCCTCAGAACTCCATTGGAGTGTTTATCTTTGCTGATCACTATGGGCATCAGGAACTGAAAGTCAGCTCACAATATTACATTCGTAAAAAGTTCCTGAGTGTCACCAAAGAACAAGAGTTTCTCCAGCTGAGGAAAGACCAACTCATAAGCATACTGGACAGCAATGATTTAAACGTTGACAAGGAAGAGCATGTCTATGAAAGCATTATAAGTTGGTTTGAACATGAACCCAACAAAAGAGAAGTCCACTTGCCGGAAATTTTTGCCAAATGCATCCGCATGCCCCTGTTGGATGAAGCATTCGTAGAGAAAATTCCTCCCATGTTTGCACAGGCTATAGCCCAAAACTGTGTACAGAAAGGAGAAAGTAGTGCCAATGGCTATACCCAACGGCTTGGAATGACTGCTTCAGAAATGATCATCTGCTTTGATGCTGCCCACAAACACTCAGGAAAGAAGCAAACAGTGCCTTGTTTAGATTCCGTCACAGGGAGAGTGTTCAAACTATGCAAACCACCCAATGATTTGCGTGAAGTGGGGATTCTTGTGTCTCCCGACAATGACATTTACATTGCTGGAGGGTACAGACCAAGCAGCAGTGAGGTCTCCATAGACCACAGAGCAGAAAGTGACTTCTGGATGTATGATCATTCAGGCAATAGATGGATCCCTAAGACACCAATGCTTCGTGCCAGAATAGGCTGCAAACTGGTTCATTGCTGTGGTAAATTGTATGCAATAGGTGGTCGGGTGTATGAAGGAGATGGGCGCAACTCCCTGAAATCTGTGGAGTGTTATGATGGCCGAGAGAACTGCTGGACAGCTGTCTGTCCAATGCCTGTAGCAATGGAGTTTCATAATGCTGTGGAATATAAAGACAATATCTATGTTTTACAGG GAGAATTTTTTCTCTGTTATGATCCTCGAAAAGATTACTGGGGTTTCTTAACTCCCATGACTGTGCCTAGGATCCAGGGTTTGGCAGCTGTCTACAACAACTCCATCTACTATATTGCTGGAACCTGTGGAAACCATCAGCGTATGTTTACCGTAGAGGCCTATGACATTGAGTTGAACAAGTGGACTCGAAAGAGGGATTTCCCGTGTGACCAGTCCATCAATCCATACATTAAACTCGTCATCCTCAAAAATAAACTTCATTTGTTTGTCCGAGCTACTCAAGTCACTGTTGAAGAACACGTCTTCAGAACCAGCAGGAAGAATTCTCTTTATCAGTACGATGAAGTTACTGATCAGTGGCAGAAGGTGTATGAGACCCCAGATAAGCTGTGGGATCTTGGACGTCATTTTGAATGTGCTGTTGCTAAATTGTATCCACAGTGTCTTCAGAAAGTTATTTGA